The proteins below come from a single Limnobaculum xujianqingii genomic window:
- a CDS encoding cysteine protease StiP family protein, with amino-acid sequence MALHGFSGSYPVEWINFLLNTVVTELTPVEEKERLIQSGEKHYSDMLSEEPEPSAFHLELYQGALEAGSYRLATEVMALAKALANNLPNQEIVLISLVRAGVPLGVLLHLALKKLGIRSFHYGISIIRDRGIDNAAMTQIEQQHGTEGIVFVDGWTGKGAITQELRHSLSTRPGYPDRDRLVVLADVCGSAWLSASTDDWLIPFGILGAPVSGLISRSIWSGNDYHGSVQCNHLAKFDRSVSFINTVTKEWDDIDIAAIKPAVCDDPTVYPLLKMSQDTVTSLANQYGIKNLNRIKPGIAEATRAVLRRLPDHVLVRSKTDSDVSLLMYLTEKLAIPVQEVGDDIAPYRAITIIKKVGKE; translated from the coding sequence GTGGCATTACACGGATTTTCCGGATCGTATCCTGTTGAATGGATAAATTTTCTCTTAAACACCGTCGTTACCGAATTAACGCCAGTAGAAGAAAAAGAGCGATTGATTCAAAGCGGAGAGAAACACTATTCAGATATGCTCAGCGAAGAACCTGAGCCGAGCGCCTTTCATCTTGAGCTTTATCAGGGGGCTCTGGAAGCAGGAAGCTATCGACTGGCCACGGAAGTGATGGCATTGGCCAAAGCGTTAGCCAACAACCTGCCAAATCAGGAGATTGTTTTAATCAGCCTGGTCAGAGCCGGAGTTCCTCTTGGTGTCTTGCTGCATCTGGCATTGAAAAAGTTGGGCATTCGTTCATTCCATTATGGCATCAGCATTATCCGCGATCGAGGTATCGATAATGCTGCCATGACGCAAATCGAGCAACAACACGGTACCGAAGGTATCGTATTTGTTGATGGCTGGACTGGCAAAGGGGCCATTACCCAAGAGCTACGACATTCTCTATCCACTCGCCCAGGCTATCCGGATCGCGATCGCTTAGTCGTGCTGGCTGATGTTTGCGGTAGTGCATGGTTAAGTGCCTCAACTGACGACTGGTTGATTCCCTTTGGTATTCTGGGAGCTCCGGTTTCCGGGCTAATATCTCGTTCCATCTGGTCTGGTAATGACTATCATGGCAGCGTCCAGTGCAATCATTTAGCCAAATTTGACCGTAGCGTTTCCTTTATAAATACAGTAACTAAAGAATGGGATGACATTGATATCGCGGCAATTAAACCCGCTGTATGCGATGACCCAACGGTTTATCCGCTATTAAAAATGAGTCAGGATACTGTTACTTCTCTGGCTAACCAGTATGGCATCAAAAATCTTAATCGTATCAAGCCGGGCATTGCCGAAGCGACACGTGCCGTATTAAGACGGCTTCCGGACCATGTATTAGTGCGTTCTAAAACTGATAGCGATGTTTCTCTGCTGATGTATCTGACCGAAAAATTAGCTATTCCGGTACAGGAAGTTGGAGATGACATTGCCCCCTATCGAGCTATTACTATTATTAAAAAGGTAGGTAAAGAATGA
- the pdxR gene encoding MocR-like pyridoxine biosynthesis transcription factor PdxR yields MLDIHLDPSSGTPLQQQIFQTIHQALLQGKLPVGYRLPSIRELSRNLNVARITVVLAYDKLIQNGYVKSRPGIGYEVVFSSSLQKAPQTTRIENAREPVRLMPASVGQDVYSPATPELYCRLGVPDPHAFPWPGWRKWNNSASNSKHHLLTRYHSPQGLLSLRTELVRFLRLTRGIETQPENVIVINGIQEGLALLTQLFILNTKGCKVVTESPCYSGAWHLFNYYQADVETVAVDEQGIQVEQLPSHPVQLCYVTPSHQYPVGGTLSLERRCALLTWAQKSGAYVIEDDYDSVFSYNSAPLPALKAMDEDDRVIYLGTFSKTLGPGMRMGYMVCPDAILTSVQNMKALSNSGSNWLQQQFLADYMHDQRYYSHLRKLEQEYANRQRLLVEGLQRIFPQGQVLGVENGLHLTLVCPLTVQQVAQLRERCLQENIRFDTQVELANGSETAWLKTVSSPLLFFGFGGLNQQQLLHILAVIERQVAILKQEASAEMEVTPANMPPV; encoded by the coding sequence ATGTTGGATATTCATCTGGACCCCTCATCGGGCACTCCCTTACAGCAGCAAATATTTCAGACAATACATCAGGCTTTATTGCAGGGGAAATTACCCGTTGGCTATCGGCTACCATCGATTCGTGAACTGTCCCGCAATTTGAATGTGGCACGGATTACTGTTGTGTTGGCTTACGACAAGCTGATTCAAAATGGTTATGTTAAAAGCCGCCCGGGTATTGGTTATGAAGTGGTTTTTAGTAGCTCCCTACAAAAGGCGCCTCAGACCACACGTATTGAAAATGCCAGAGAACCAGTCAGACTGATGCCTGCCAGTGTAGGACAGGATGTTTACTCTCCAGCGACACCTGAACTGTATTGCCGATTGGGGGTTCCCGATCCCCATGCTTTTCCATGGCCAGGCTGGCGAAAGTGGAACAATTCGGCCAGTAACTCTAAGCATCATTTGTTAACTCGCTACCATTCGCCTCAGGGATTGCTTTCGTTACGGACGGAATTAGTGCGATTCTTGCGTTTGACTCGCGGTATCGAAACTCAGCCAGAAAATGTGATCGTGATTAATGGCATTCAGGAAGGGCTGGCTTTACTTACTCAGCTTTTTATTCTCAATACCAAAGGTTGTAAAGTTGTTACCGAGTCTCCTTGTTATTCCGGGGCGTGGCATCTGTTTAATTATTATCAGGCTGATGTAGAAACGGTAGCGGTGGATGAACAGGGGATTCAGGTTGAACAGCTTCCTTCTCATCCCGTTCAGCTTTGTTATGTAACTCCTTCTCATCAGTATCCGGTTGGCGGAACCCTCTCTCTTGAACGACGATGTGCTTTGCTGACCTGGGCGCAAAAGAGCGGAGCTTATGTTATTGAAGACGACTATGACTCGGTCTTTTCTTATAACAGTGCGCCTTTACCGGCACTGAAAGCCATGGATGAAGACGACCGGGTAATCTATCTTGGTACCTTTTCTAAAACGCTGGGGCCGGGCATGCGGATGGGATATATGGTATGTCCTGATGCAATTTTGACATCGGTGCAAAATATGAAAGCATTGAGTAATAGCGGAAGTAACTGGTTGCAGCAACAGTTTCTGGCTGACTATATGCATGACCAGCGTTATTACAGCCATTTACGTAAGTTAGAGCAGGAGTATGCCAATCGTCAGCGTCTGTTGGTGGAAGGGTTACAGCGGATATTCCCTCAGGGGCAAGTTTTGGGCGTTGAAAACGGGCTACACCTTACATTGGTATGCCCGCTGACGGTGCAACAAGTAGCGCAATTGCGGGAGCGCTGCCTGCAGGAAAACATTCGTTTTGATACTCAGGTAGAGCTGGCTAATGGGTCAGAAACGGCCTGGCTGAAGACCGTTTCTTCACCGCTGTTGTTTTTTGGTTTTGGTGGGTTAAATCAGCAGCAATTGCTTCATATATTGGCCGTTATTGAACGACAGGTAGCCATACTTAAACAGGAAGCAAGTGCTGAAATGGAGGTTACACCAGCCAATATGCCGCCTGTATGA
- the torD gene encoding molecular chaperone TorD: MIKTDNLAQERASIYRWFACLLFQELSVSDMASLNSPELQQLLRGLKSIPELHLPADLFRRKLKALVNRPDNHLELAADYAELFLVAPPSGVSPYAGHYSHSSPAEERILMNQWLNHLKQQTSNNEAADHLAVQLAVMALLIEFRDDQSPIFVSQHKYLKERLISWLPGLVKLCQQRDKFGFYSSLLRLLKSYILQDEQYLAECIQSSSAII; encoded by the coding sequence ATGATAAAAACTGATAATCTGGCCCAAGAGCGGGCCAGTATCTACCGTTGGTTTGCTTGCCTGCTGTTTCAGGAACTCTCCGTTAGTGATATGGCCTCATTAAACTCACCGGAACTTCAACAGCTGTTGCGTGGGCTTAAATCAATTCCTGAGCTGCACCTTCCCGCCGATTTATTTCGGCGTAAATTGAAAGCATTAGTCAATCGCCCGGACAATCATCTTGAACTGGCCGCAGATTATGCAGAACTGTTTTTGGTGGCGCCACCGAGTGGGGTTTCTCCCTATGCCGGACACTATTCCCATAGTTCTCCCGCAGAAGAGAGAATCCTGATGAATCAATGGTTAAATCATCTGAAACAGCAAACCAGTAACAATGAAGCGGCGGATCATCTGGCGGTTCAACTTGCAGTAATGGCTTTATTGATTGAATTTCGCGATGACCAGTCACCTATCTTTGTTTCACAACATAAATATCTGAAAGAGCGTCTGATTAGTTGGTTACCAGGTTTGGTGAAATTATGCCAACAGCGGGATAAGTTTGGTTTTTATTCATCTCTACTCAGATTGCTCAAAAGCTATATTCTGCAAGATGAACAATATTTAGCAGAGTGCATTCAATCATCATCTGCAATTATATAA
- a CDS encoding phosphatidylglycerophosphatase A family protein has translation MSIKIKPELYKLSISNPLHWLATGFGSGLSPKAPGTFGSLAAIPFFYLLQMLPMPAYLVMLVLTFALGVWACQSATDAIGMDDHGAIVWDEFVGMWITCIALPQGFIWMVAAFVTFRFFDILKPWPIRWFDNHCTGGFGIMIDDVIAGLIAFGVIQAAYWLV, from the coding sequence TTGAGCATCAAGATTAAACCCGAATTGTACAAACTGTCGATTTCTAACCCGCTGCACTGGCTTGCCACGGGTTTTGGCTCAGGATTGTCCCCTAAAGCGCCAGGAACTTTTGGCTCTCTGGCTGCAATCCCATTCTTTTATCTATTACAAATGTTACCAATGCCGGCCTATTTGGTGATGCTGGTACTCACCTTTGCTCTTGGCGTTTGGGCTTGCCAGTCAGCGACCGATGCCATCGGCATGGACGATCATGGTGCCATTGTCTGGGATGAGTTTGTTGGTATGTGGATCACCTGTATAGCTTTACCTCAGGGTTTTATCTGGATGGTTGCAGCGTTTGTTACCTTCCGCTTTTTTGACATACTGAAGCCCTGGCCTATCCGCTGGTTTGATAACCATTGTACCGGTGGCTTTGGCATCATGATTGATGACGTGATTGCCGGACTTATCGCTTTTGGTGTCATACAGGCGGCATATTGGCTGGTGTAA
- a CDS encoding HpcH/HpaI aldolase/citrate lyase family protein, with translation MITPYDLGATLYMPATRNDLFQVIAQNKYPNLKSLVICLEDAVVEKEIKLGIENLSQLLSNIADLNLKDTPLIFIRPRNIPMAKTLIERLDLSKVTGFVLPKFELDQVEEWSQTLSGTHLLAMPTLETANCFDATRMNILANTMRNDAYFSRKTIVLRIGGNDLMHVLGIRRNRSRTLYDGPLGYVIKMIVCIFGAQGFYMTAPVCEIIDSPTILLAELEIDNEHGLVGKTAIHPKQIEHINNAFKVQVTDYLDALKILNSNSAVFQSNGAMCEPATHHMWAQNIVSRSQSYGFADEVPHALYEQHQSEKIL, from the coding sequence ATGATTACTCCCTACGATTTAGGTGCAACATTGTATATGCCCGCCACCCGAAACGACCTGTTTCAGGTGATCGCTCAAAATAAGTACCCTAACTTAAAGTCATTAGTTATTTGTCTTGAAGATGCAGTGGTTGAGAAAGAAATTAAGCTGGGAATCGAAAACCTCAGTCAATTACTGTCCAATATTGCCGATCTTAATCTGAAAGATACCCCACTGATATTTATTCGTCCGCGCAATATTCCTATGGCTAAAACGCTGATAGAAAGGCTGGATTTAAGCAAAGTTACCGGGTTCGTTCTGCCTAAATTCGAACTTGATCAGGTTGAGGAATGGAGCCAGACACTATCTGGCACACATCTTTTAGCCATGCCAACACTGGAAACAGCAAACTGCTTTGATGCAACCAGGATGAATATCCTGGCAAACACCATGCGTAACGATGCTTATTTCTCCCGGAAAACCATTGTATTAAGGATCGGTGGTAATGACTTAATGCATGTTCTGGGTATTCGTCGTAATCGTTCCAGAACCTTATACGACGGCCCATTAGGCTATGTAATAAAAATGATTGTTTGTATCTTTGGTGCTCAGGGATTTTATATGACCGCCCCGGTATGTGAAATTATCGACTCTCCGACCATATTGCTGGCCGAGTTGGAAATTGATAACGAACATGGTCTGGTTGGAAAAACCGCGATTCACCCGAAACAAATAGAACATATCAATAATGCTTTTAAGGTTCAGGTCACCGATTACCTTGATGCGCTAAAAATCCTGAATAGTAACAGTGCCGTTTTCCAGTCTAACGGTGCTATGTGTGAGCCAGCAACCCACCACATGTGGGCACAAAATATTGTTTCTCGCTCGCAATCTTATGGTTTTGCGGATGAAGTTCCGCATGCTTTATATGAGCAACATCAATCAGAAAAAATTCTGTAA
- a CDS encoding HAD family hydrolase: MINTSQPIALIDLDDTIFQTRRKMLNELNIEPKHVGALDREYQPRSFMSEKQFNFVSWLLSTAETIPVTARGTEELSRVQVPFTSWAIATHGAVILNKHRQPDEEWKSIVLNRLQYISPLVVQLRDACEQLLSKMQVNGWARINYEYDSQPVYFVMKHTDSTKTEEIYQVADRLIKEQDCSEFYLHRNGNNVAFLPHCIDKGQAVQHLLDRLLADAPDRPVLGLGDSTSDHRFLHLCDWFGMPKNSQLSQFLSSLIT; the protein is encoded by the coding sequence ATGATTAATACCTCACAGCCAATCGCCCTGATCGATCTGGATGACACCATTTTTCAAACCAGACGCAAGATGCTTAATGAGCTAAATATTGAGCCCAAACATGTCGGTGCGCTGGACAGGGAGTATCAACCCCGCAGTTTTATGTCCGAAAAGCAGTTCAATTTTGTCAGTTGGCTGTTAAGTACCGCAGAAACCATTCCTGTTACCGCCAGAGGTACCGAGGAACTATCCAGAGTTCAGGTCCCTTTTACCAGTTGGGCTATTGCCACACATGGTGCGGTGATTCTAAACAAACACCGGCAGCCAGACGAAGAGTGGAAAAGCATTGTGCTCAACAGATTGCAATATATCTCTCCGTTGGTGGTTCAACTTCGCGATGCCTGTGAGCAACTGTTAAGCAAAATGCAGGTTAACGGCTGGGCCAGGATCAACTATGAGTACGATAGCCAGCCGGTCTATTTTGTGATGAAACACACTGACAGCACTAAAACTGAAGAGATTTATCAGGTTGCCGATCGATTAATCAAAGAGCAGGATTGCTCCGAGTTTTATCTGCATCGTAACGGCAATAATGTTGCCTTCTTACCTCACTGCATCGATAAAGGTCAGGCGGTTCAACACCTGCTCGACAGATTACTGGCCGACGCTCCCGATCGCCCGGTATTAGGCTTAGGTGATAGCACCAGCGACCATCGTTTTTTGCATTTATGTGACTGGTTTGGCATGCCTAAAAATAGTCAGTTATCGCAATTTCTATCATCTTTAATTACGTAA